In Aegilops tauschii subsp. strangulata cultivar AL8/78 chromosome 3, Aet v6.0, whole genome shotgun sequence, one genomic interval encodes:
- the LOC109747641 gene encoding protein terminal ear1 homolog isoform X3 — MDGVGGGGAGMAGMPGMPGAPQNILDAGAQEYYPSAGASYPPPPFLSLPHQLYCPPPLPVMPPPMAMPMPMPMPMPQPQTVAIPPQIGLPVPTAVDGPASRAVVLSLLPPHTPEFEVARAMAPFGDVRTVDAPALASEGVATVHFFDLRSAENAVTAVREQHMRQQCRLSQLYAATTAWPPQPPAWDWQQDDCRGLVLGQAVWAHFAAASTLPDDGANRGSLVVLNSLPDVSLSELRQAFQAYGPLKDVRESAQRPNHKFVEFFDTRHAARALAELNGRDFFGHRLILEFTRPSIPGARRRGFVSPRPIVPTPPRLQAAWRPLPSPAKQPSSSTGTGKARGEVVTTSRCSSKSNAGDRSKGGTTQERKGKGKGGKKATIVVDTTSSSPASASEAAATASASGKQQPQKGVVRVGSWRGPKSWRGGWETRFEFKQPAAAADSNATTAADTDTQEAETRTTVMIRNIPNKYSQKLLLNMLDNHCIEYNKKIDAGEGGGEPFSSYDFLYLPIDFNNKCNVGYGFVNLTTPEAAVRLYKAFHKQPWEVYNSRKICQVTYARVQGLEALKDHFKNSKFPCDSDEYLPVVFSPPRDGRQLTEPELLVPRSPIPSPSSPRKGQAAGVDPLALELMAPPSSSGDGASSTMSTHADEDVQGASGSNDDDDGGLGEELQRLGYTD, encoded by the exons ATGGACGGGGTGGGAGGAGGCGGTGCTGGCATGGCCGGCATGCCCGGCATGCCGGGAGCGCCTCAAAACATTCTGGACGCCGGTGCTCAGGAGTACTACCCTAGTGCTGGCGCGTCCTACCCGCCCCCGCCCTTCCTGTCGCTCCCGCACCAGCTCTACTGCCCGCCGCCGCTCCCGGTCATGCCGCCGCCGATGGCCATGCCCATGCCCATGCCCATGCCCATGCCACAGCCGCAGACCGTCGCGATTCCGCCGCAGATTGGGCTCCCCGTGCCGACGGCGGTCGACGGTCCGGCGAGCCGCGCGGTCGTGCTCAGCCTGCTGCCGCCGCACACGCCGGAGTTCGAGGTGGCGCGCGCGATGGCGCCCTTTGGCGACGTGCGCACGGTGGACGCGCCGGCGCTGGCGTCCGAGGGCGTGGCCACCGTGCATTTCTTCGACCTCCGCTCCGCCGAGAACGCCGTCACCGCGGTGCGCGAGCAGCACATGCGGCAGCAGTGCCGCCTCAGTCAGCTGTACGCCGCCACGACCGCCTGGCCACCCCAGCCGCCGGCGTGGGACTGGCAGCAGGACGACTGCCGGGGCCTCGTCCTCGGCCAGGCCGTGTGGGCTCACTTCGCCGCTGCCTCCACCCTCCCCGACGACGGCGCCAACCGCGGCTCCCTCGTCGTGCTCAATTCCCTCCCGGACGTCTCCCTCTCGGAGCTCCGCCAGGCCTTCCAAGCCTACG GTCCCTTGAAGGATGTGAGGGAGTCCGCGCAGCGGCCGAACCACAAATTCGTGGAGTTCTTCGACACGCGCCACGCCGCCAGGGCGCTCGCAGAGCTCAACGGCCGGGACTTCTTCGGCCACCGCCTCATCCTCGAGTTCACGCGCCCTTCTATCCCCGGCGCACGCAG GCGCGGGTTCGTGTCGCCGCGACCCATCGTCCCGACGCCGCCCAGGCTGCAAGCGGCGTGGCGTCCCTTGCCGTCTCCGGCGAAACAGCCGTCGTCGTCGACCGGCACGGGCAAGGCGAGGGGAGAGGTGGTTACCACGAGCAGGTGCTCCTCCAAGTCTAACGCGGGCGATCGGTCCAAGGGTGGCACAACCCAAGAAcggaagggcaagggcaagggcGGGAAGAAAGCCACAATTGTCGTCGACACGACGTCGTCGTCTCCGGCTTCGGCTTCCGaggcggcggcgaccgcgtcggcgTCCGGCAAGCAGCAGCCGCAGAAAGGAGTCGTCCGCGTGGGGAGCTGGAGAGGCCCCAAGAGCTGGAGAGGCGGGTGGGAGACGCGCTTCGAGTTCAAAcagcctgccgccgccgccgacagcaacgccaccaccgccgccgacACGGACACGCAAGAAGCGGAGACGAGGACCACCGTGATGATCAGGAACATACCGAACAAGTACAG CCAGAAGCTGCTGCTCAACATGCTGGACAACCACTGCATCGAGTACAACAAGAAGATCGACGCCGGCGAAGGCGGCGGCGAGCCCTTCTCCTCCTACGATTTCCTCTACCTCCCCATAGATTTCAA CAACAAGTGCAACGTGGGGTACGGGTTCGTGAACCTCACGACGCCGGAGGCGGCCGTGCGGCTGTACAAGGCGTTCCACAAGCAGCCATGGGAGGTGTACAACTCGCGCAAGATCTGCCAAGTCACGTACGCGCGCGTGCAG GGCCTGGAGGCGCTCAAGGACCACTTCAAGAACTCCAAGTTCCCCTGCGACAGCGACGAGTACCTGCCCGTGGTTTTCTCGCCGCCGCGCGACGGCAGGCAGCTCACCGAGCCGGAGCTCCTCGTGCCGCGCTCGCCCATACCGTCGCCGTCCTCCCCGCGGAAGGGCCAGGCCGCGGGCGTGGACCCGCTGGCGCTGGAGCTCATGGCGCCGCCCTCGTCGTCCGGCGACGGCGCGTCCTCGACAATGTCCACCCACGCCGACGAGGACGTCCAAGGCGCGAGCGGCagcaacgacgacgacgacggtgggcTCGGCGAGGAGCTACAGCGCCTGGGCTACACCGACTAG
- the LOC109747641 gene encoding protein terminal ear1 homolog isoform X2, with protein sequence MDGVGGGGAGMAGMPGMPGAPQNILDAGAQEYYPSAGASYPPPPFLSLPHQLYCPPPLPVMPPPMAMPMPMPMPMPQPQTVAIPPQIGLPVPTAVDGPASRAVVLSLLPPHTPEFEVARAMAPFGDVRTVDAPALASEGVATVHFFDLRSAENAVTAVREQHMRQQCRLSQLYAATTAWPPQPPAWDWQQDDCRGLVLGQAVWAHFAAASTLPDDGANRGSLVVLNSLPDVSLSELRQAFQAYGTHPPPNPSRHNSPLMPDWCLFAGPLKDVRESAQRPNHKFVEFFDTRHAARALAELNGRDFFGHRLILEFTRPSIPGARRRGFVSPRPIVPTPPRLQAAWRPLPSPAKQPSSSTGTGKARGEVVTTSRCSSKSNAGDRSKGGTTQERKGKGKGGKKATIVVDTTSSSPASASEAAATASASGKQQPQKGVVRVGSWRGPKSWRGGWETRFEFKQPAAAADSNATTAADTDTQEAETRTTVMIRNIPNNQKLLLNMLDNHCIEYNKKIDAGEGGGEPFSSYDFLYLPIDFNNKCNVGYGFVNLTTPEAAVRLYKAFHKQPWEVYNSRKICQVTYARVQGLEALKDHFKNSKFPCDSDEYLPVVFSPPRDGRQLTEPELLVPRSPIPSPSSPRKGQAAGVDPLALELMAPPSSSGDGASSTMSTHADEDVQGASGSNDDDDGGLGEELQRLGYTD encoded by the exons ATGGACGGGGTGGGAGGAGGCGGTGCTGGCATGGCCGGCATGCCCGGCATGCCGGGAGCGCCTCAAAACATTCTGGACGCCGGTGCTCAGGAGTACTACCCTAGTGCTGGCGCGTCCTACCCGCCCCCGCCCTTCCTGTCGCTCCCGCACCAGCTCTACTGCCCGCCGCCGCTCCCGGTCATGCCGCCGCCGATGGCCATGCCCATGCCCATGCCCATGCCCATGCCACAGCCGCAGACCGTCGCGATTCCGCCGCAGATTGGGCTCCCCGTGCCGACGGCGGTCGACGGTCCGGCGAGCCGCGCGGTCGTGCTCAGCCTGCTGCCGCCGCACACGCCGGAGTTCGAGGTGGCGCGCGCGATGGCGCCCTTTGGCGACGTGCGCACGGTGGACGCGCCGGCGCTGGCGTCCGAGGGCGTGGCCACCGTGCATTTCTTCGACCTCCGCTCCGCCGAGAACGCCGTCACCGCGGTGCGCGAGCAGCACATGCGGCAGCAGTGCCGCCTCAGTCAGCTGTACGCCGCCACGACCGCCTGGCCACCCCAGCCGCCGGCGTGGGACTGGCAGCAGGACGACTGCCGGGGCCTCGTCCTCGGCCAGGCCGTGTGGGCTCACTTCGCCGCTGCCTCCACCCTCCCCGACGACGGCGCCAACCGCGGCTCCCTCGTCGTGCTCAATTCCCTCCCGGACGTCTCCCTCTCGGAGCTCCGCCAGGCCTTCCAAGCCTACGGTACGCACCCCCCACCGAACCCTTCTCGCCACAATTCTCCTCTAATGCCCGACTGGTGTTTGTTTGCAGGTCCCTTGAAGGATGTGAGGGAGTCCGCGCAGCGGCCGAACCACAAATTCGTGGAGTTCTTCGACACGCGCCACGCCGCCAGGGCGCTCGCAGAGCTCAACGGCCGGGACTTCTTCGGCCACCGCCTCATCCTCGAGTTCACGCGCCCTTCTATCCCCGGCGCACGCAG GCGCGGGTTCGTGTCGCCGCGACCCATCGTCCCGACGCCGCCCAGGCTGCAAGCGGCGTGGCGTCCCTTGCCGTCTCCGGCGAAACAGCCGTCGTCGTCGACCGGCACGGGCAAGGCGAGGGGAGAGGTGGTTACCACGAGCAGGTGCTCCTCCAAGTCTAACGCGGGCGATCGGTCCAAGGGTGGCACAACCCAAGAAcggaagggcaagggcaagggcGGGAAGAAAGCCACAATTGTCGTCGACACGACGTCGTCGTCTCCGGCTTCGGCTTCCGaggcggcggcgaccgcgtcggcgTCCGGCAAGCAGCAGCCGCAGAAAGGAGTCGTCCGCGTGGGGAGCTGGAGAGGCCCCAAGAGCTGGAGAGGCGGGTGGGAGACGCGCTTCGAGTTCAAAcagcctgccgccgccgccgacagcaacgccaccaccgccgccgacACGGACACGCAAGAAGCGGAGACGAGGACCACCGTGATGATCAGGAACATACCGAACAA CCAGAAGCTGCTGCTCAACATGCTGGACAACCACTGCATCGAGTACAACAAGAAGATCGACGCCGGCGAAGGCGGCGGCGAGCCCTTCTCCTCCTACGATTTCCTCTACCTCCCCATAGATTTCAA CAACAAGTGCAACGTGGGGTACGGGTTCGTGAACCTCACGACGCCGGAGGCGGCCGTGCGGCTGTACAAGGCGTTCCACAAGCAGCCATGGGAGGTGTACAACTCGCGCAAGATCTGCCAAGTCACGTACGCGCGCGTGCAG GGCCTGGAGGCGCTCAAGGACCACTTCAAGAACTCCAAGTTCCCCTGCGACAGCGACGAGTACCTGCCCGTGGTTTTCTCGCCGCCGCGCGACGGCAGGCAGCTCACCGAGCCGGAGCTCCTCGTGCCGCGCTCGCCCATACCGTCGCCGTCCTCCCCGCGGAAGGGCCAGGCCGCGGGCGTGGACCCGCTGGCGCTGGAGCTCATGGCGCCGCCCTCGTCGTCCGGCGACGGCGCGTCCTCGACAATGTCCACCCACGCCGACGAGGACGTCCAAGGCGCGAGCGGCagcaacgacgacgacgacggtgggcTCGGCGAGGAGCTACAGCGCCTGGGCTACACCGACTAG
- the LOC109747641 gene encoding protein terminal ear1 homolog isoform X1 translates to MDGVGGGGAGMAGMPGMPGAPQNILDAGAQEYYPSAGASYPPPPFLSLPHQLYCPPPLPVMPPPMAMPMPMPMPMPQPQTVAIPPQIGLPVPTAVDGPASRAVVLSLLPPHTPEFEVARAMAPFGDVRTVDAPALASEGVATVHFFDLRSAENAVTAVREQHMRQQCRLSQLYAATTAWPPQPPAWDWQQDDCRGLVLGQAVWAHFAAASTLPDDGANRGSLVVLNSLPDVSLSELRQAFQAYGTHPPPNPSRHNSPLMPDWCLFAGPLKDVRESAQRPNHKFVEFFDTRHAARALAELNGRDFFGHRLILEFTRPSIPGARRRGFVSPRPIVPTPPRLQAAWRPLPSPAKQPSSSTGTGKARGEVVTTSRCSSKSNAGDRSKGGTTQERKGKGKGGKKATIVVDTTSSSPASASEAAATASASGKQQPQKGVVRVGSWRGPKSWRGGWETRFEFKQPAAAADSNATTAADTDTQEAETRTTVMIRNIPNKYSQKLLLNMLDNHCIEYNKKIDAGEGGGEPFSSYDFLYLPIDFNNKCNVGYGFVNLTTPEAAVRLYKAFHKQPWEVYNSRKICQVTYARVQGLEALKDHFKNSKFPCDSDEYLPVVFSPPRDGRQLTEPELLVPRSPIPSPSSPRKGQAAGVDPLALELMAPPSSSGDGASSTMSTHADEDVQGASGSNDDDDGGLGEELQRLGYTD, encoded by the exons ATGGACGGGGTGGGAGGAGGCGGTGCTGGCATGGCCGGCATGCCCGGCATGCCGGGAGCGCCTCAAAACATTCTGGACGCCGGTGCTCAGGAGTACTACCCTAGTGCTGGCGCGTCCTACCCGCCCCCGCCCTTCCTGTCGCTCCCGCACCAGCTCTACTGCCCGCCGCCGCTCCCGGTCATGCCGCCGCCGATGGCCATGCCCATGCCCATGCCCATGCCCATGCCACAGCCGCAGACCGTCGCGATTCCGCCGCAGATTGGGCTCCCCGTGCCGACGGCGGTCGACGGTCCGGCGAGCCGCGCGGTCGTGCTCAGCCTGCTGCCGCCGCACACGCCGGAGTTCGAGGTGGCGCGCGCGATGGCGCCCTTTGGCGACGTGCGCACGGTGGACGCGCCGGCGCTGGCGTCCGAGGGCGTGGCCACCGTGCATTTCTTCGACCTCCGCTCCGCCGAGAACGCCGTCACCGCGGTGCGCGAGCAGCACATGCGGCAGCAGTGCCGCCTCAGTCAGCTGTACGCCGCCACGACCGCCTGGCCACCCCAGCCGCCGGCGTGGGACTGGCAGCAGGACGACTGCCGGGGCCTCGTCCTCGGCCAGGCCGTGTGGGCTCACTTCGCCGCTGCCTCCACCCTCCCCGACGACGGCGCCAACCGCGGCTCCCTCGTCGTGCTCAATTCCCTCCCGGACGTCTCCCTCTCGGAGCTCCGCCAGGCCTTCCAAGCCTACGGTACGCACCCCCCACCGAACCCTTCTCGCCACAATTCTCCTCTAATGCCCGACTGGTGTTTGTTTGCAGGTCCCTTGAAGGATGTGAGGGAGTCCGCGCAGCGGCCGAACCACAAATTCGTGGAGTTCTTCGACACGCGCCACGCCGCCAGGGCGCTCGCAGAGCTCAACGGCCGGGACTTCTTCGGCCACCGCCTCATCCTCGAGTTCACGCGCCCTTCTATCCCCGGCGCACGCAG GCGCGGGTTCGTGTCGCCGCGACCCATCGTCCCGACGCCGCCCAGGCTGCAAGCGGCGTGGCGTCCCTTGCCGTCTCCGGCGAAACAGCCGTCGTCGTCGACCGGCACGGGCAAGGCGAGGGGAGAGGTGGTTACCACGAGCAGGTGCTCCTCCAAGTCTAACGCGGGCGATCGGTCCAAGGGTGGCACAACCCAAGAAcggaagggcaagggcaagggcGGGAAGAAAGCCACAATTGTCGTCGACACGACGTCGTCGTCTCCGGCTTCGGCTTCCGaggcggcggcgaccgcgtcggcgTCCGGCAAGCAGCAGCCGCAGAAAGGAGTCGTCCGCGTGGGGAGCTGGAGAGGCCCCAAGAGCTGGAGAGGCGGGTGGGAGACGCGCTTCGAGTTCAAAcagcctgccgccgccgccgacagcaacgccaccaccgccgccgacACGGACACGCAAGAAGCGGAGACGAGGACCACCGTGATGATCAGGAACATACCGAACAAGTACAG CCAGAAGCTGCTGCTCAACATGCTGGACAACCACTGCATCGAGTACAACAAGAAGATCGACGCCGGCGAAGGCGGCGGCGAGCCCTTCTCCTCCTACGATTTCCTCTACCTCCCCATAGATTTCAA CAACAAGTGCAACGTGGGGTACGGGTTCGTGAACCTCACGACGCCGGAGGCGGCCGTGCGGCTGTACAAGGCGTTCCACAAGCAGCCATGGGAGGTGTACAACTCGCGCAAGATCTGCCAAGTCACGTACGCGCGCGTGCAG GGCCTGGAGGCGCTCAAGGACCACTTCAAGAACTCCAAGTTCCCCTGCGACAGCGACGAGTACCTGCCCGTGGTTTTCTCGCCGCCGCGCGACGGCAGGCAGCTCACCGAGCCGGAGCTCCTCGTGCCGCGCTCGCCCATACCGTCGCCGTCCTCCCCGCGGAAGGGCCAGGCCGCGGGCGTGGACCCGCTGGCGCTGGAGCTCATGGCGCCGCCCTCGTCGTCCGGCGACGGCGCGTCCTCGACAATGTCCACCCACGCCGACGAGGACGTCCAAGGCGCGAGCGGCagcaacgacgacgacgacggtgggcTCGGCGAGGAGCTACAGCGCCTGGGCTACACCGACTAG